One Bacteroidota bacterium genomic window carries:
- the aroC gene encoding chorismate synthase — protein sequence MAGNSLGVLFRITTFGESHGEAVGAVIDGCPPQLEVDIDFINAEMARRRPGQSALTTQRNESDEVQILSGVFNGKTTGAPIAIVIPNKDQRSGDYEAMKDVFRPSHADYTYEAKYGIRDYRGGGRSSARATAAVVSAGAFAKLLLKQHNIAIQAFVNQVGTVETPLAYTELDLSLTETNPVRCPHPETAAKMIALIEEAKAEGDSLGGCITCVVKGVPAGLGEPVFDKLQADLAKAMLTINATKGFEYGSGFDGTKLKGSEHNDSFITDNGKVATTTNHSGGIQGGISNGMDIYCKVAFKPTATIAKNQKTVDNAGQEVDLAAKGRHDPCVLPRAVPIVEAMAALVLADHWLRIK from the coding sequence ATGGCAGGAAATTCATTAGGCGTATTATTCCGTATTACCACCTTTGGCGAGTCGCACGGCGAAGCGGTGGGCGCTGTTATTGACGGTTGCCCACCCCAACTTGAGGTGGATATTGATTTTATTAACGCGGAAATGGCACGCCGTCGTCCGGGGCAATCAGCCCTTACTACCCAAAGGAACGAAAGCGATGAAGTGCAAATTCTAAGCGGAGTCTTTAACGGTAAAACCACCGGCGCACCCATTGCCATTGTTATCCCTAATAAAGACCAACGCAGCGGCGATTACGAAGCCATGAAGGATGTTTTCCGCCCTTCTCACGCCGATTATACCTACGAAGCAAAATACGGCATCCGTGATTACCGTGGCGGCGGGCGTTCATCTGCAAGGGCAACGGCTGCGGTTGTGTCCGCCGGTGCTTTTGCAAAGCTGTTGCTAAAACAACACAACATAGCCATACAGGCGTTTGTGAACCAAGTGGGCACGGTTGAAACTCCACTTGCCTATACTGAACTGGATTTATCACTTACTGAAACTAATCCTGTACGATGCCCGCACCCTGAAACAGCCGCTAAAATGATTGCACTGATTGAGGAGGCAAAAGCAGAGGGTGATAGTTTGGGCGGTTGCATTACTTGTGTGGTGAAAGGCGTACCCGCAGGATTGGGCGAACCTGTTTTTGATAAACTGCAAGCCGACCTTGCCAAAGCCATGCTCACTATAAATGCTACTAAGGGATTTGAATACGGCAGCGGCTTTGATGGCACTAAACTAAAAGGCAGTGAACACAACGACAGTTTTATTACCGATAACGGCAAAGTGGCTACCACTACCAACCACAGCGGAGGCATACAAGGCGGCATAAGCAACGGTATGGATATTTATTGCAAAGTGGCTTTTAAACCCACTGCCACTATTGCTAAAAATCAAAAAACGGTAGACAATGCAGGCCAAGAAGTAGACTTAGCTGCTAAAGGTCGCCACGACCCTTGTGTATTACCCCGCGCCGTACCCATTGTAGAAGCAATGGCTGCCCTTGTATTGGCCGACCATTGGTTGAGAATCAAATAA
- the topA gene encoding type I DNA topoisomerase translates to MVKNLVIVESPAKAKTIEGFLGKDFTVKSCFGHIRDLAKDHNGVLIEKNFEPIYEVPDEKKQVVAELKKLAKEAETVWLASDEDREGEAISWHLAEVLKLEEKRTRRIVFHEITKTAILNAIEKPRNINKHLVDAQQARRVLDRIVGFEISPILWKKVRPSLSAGRVQSVAVRLIVEREREIMEFNSTFAYRVVAEFTDRNTKKVFKAELPQRFNTKQEAEKFLERCKNATFEVKNIETKPSKRTPAAPFTTSTLQQEASRKLGFSVAQTMRVAQKLYESGLITYMRTDSVNLSDLALNTAKQEIQSAYGDNFVHTRKYQTKTSGAQEAHEAIRPTYFNRHTIDGESADRRLYELIWKRAIASQMSDALFERTTVTIGISTTSETLVAQGEVLKFEGFLKVYLEGTDDEHEDEGNAMLPPLKNGDVLGLNALTATQKFSRPAPRYTEASLVKKLEELGIGRPSTYAPTISTIQKREYVVKEEREGKERHYDVITLANNNITHKTLTEITGAEKGKLFPTDIGMLVTDFLLKHFDGIMDYHFTAQVEEQFDEIARGMNEWTKMLGSFYTPFHKTVEQTTTESGKVTGERHLGIHPESGKPIIVRMSRFGPVAQIGEGTDEEKPQYANLRKGQMLETITLDDALELFKLPRTVGVFEDKEMKVSIGRFGPYISHNSKFYSIPKGDDPYTIDADRAVEIMLAKRKADAEKLIKEFPSHEIQILNGRWGPYFAKGKDNYKLPKELQKDPKSITLEQCLDIIAKTPAAPAKRAAANKKATAKPAAPKSGGKKAGSTAKKKSK, encoded by the coding sequence ATGGTGAAAAATTTAGTAATTGTAGAGTCTCCCGCAAAGGCAAAAACCATTGAGGGCTTTTTAGGAAAAGACTTTACTGTAAAGTCGTGCTTCGGGCATATTCGTGATTTAGCAAAAGACCATAACGGTGTTTTGATTGAGAAAAATTTTGAGCCTATTTATGAAGTGCCTGATGAGAAGAAGCAGGTAGTTGCAGAACTGAAGAAACTTGCGAAGGAAGCCGAAACGGTATGGTTAGCATCCGATGAGGACCGCGAGGGGGAAGCTATCTCTTGGCACTTGGCCGAAGTATTGAAGCTGGAAGAGAAACGCACCCGCCGCATTGTTTTTCACGAGATTACCAAAACCGCCATCCTTAATGCCATAGAAAAACCCCGCAACATCAATAAACACCTTGTTGATGCACAGCAAGCCCGCCGTGTGCTTGACCGTATTGTGGGTTTTGAAATATCACCCATCCTTTGGAAAAAAGTACGTCCGTCGTTATCGGCGGGACGTGTGCAATCGGTTGCTGTACGCTTGATAGTAGAACGTGAGCGCGAAATAATGGAGTTCAACTCTACGTTTGCCTACCGCGTAGTAGCAGAATTTACCGACCGCAATACCAAAAAAGTTTTTAAAGCCGAGCTGCCCCAACGTTTCAATACAAAACAAGAAGCTGAAAAGTTTCTTGAGCGTTGTAAAAATGCCACGTTTGAGGTTAAGAACATAGAAACTAAACCTTCTAAGCGTACTCCGGCAGCTCCTTTTACCACCAGTACCCTACAACAGGAGGCCAGCCGTAAGCTGGGCTTTAGCGTAGCACAAACCATGCGTGTAGCACAAAAGCTATACGAAAGTGGATTGATTACCTATATGCGTACCGACTCGGTAAACCTTTCTGATTTGGCGTTAAACACCGCCAAGCAAGAGATACAAAGTGCCTACGGCGATAACTTTGTACACACACGCAAATACCAAACTAAAACCAGCGGCGCACAAGAAGCGCACGAAGCGATACGTCCTACTTATTTCAACCGTCATACCATTGATGGTGAAAGTGCCGACCGTCGCTTATACGAATTGATTTGGAAACGAGCCATTGCCTCACAAATGAGCGATGCCCTGTTTGAAAGAACCACCGTTACCATTGGTATATCTACCACTTCTGAGACATTAGTGGCTCAGGGTGAAGTATTGAAGTTTGAGGGCTTTTTGAAAGTGTACCTTGAAGGTACTGACGATGAGCACGAAGACGAAGGCAATGCCATGTTGCCACCTTTGAAAAACGGGGACGTATTGGGTTTAAATGCACTTACCGCTACCCAAAAATTCAGCCGACCAGCCCCCCGATATACGGAAGCCAGTTTGGTAAAAAAACTGGAAGAGTTGGGCATCGGCCGTCCTTCTACCTACGCTCCTACTATCTCAACCATACAAAAACGTGAGTATGTAGTGAAAGAAGAGCGCGAAGGAAAAGAACGTCATTACGATGTAATTACGCTGGCCAATAACAATATTACCCACAAAACCCTTACAGAAATAACAGGGGCCGAAAAGGGTAAATTATTCCCAACGGACATAGGTATGTTGGTTACCGACTTTTTGCTTAAGCATTTTGACGGGATAATGGACTACCACTTTACTGCACAGGTAGAAGAGCAGTTTGACGAGATTGCACGCGGAATGAACGAGTGGACCAAGATGTTGGGCTCGTTTTATACACCGTTCCACAAAACCGTGGAGCAAACTACCACTGAAAGCGGCAAAGTAACCGGAGAACGCCATTTGGGCATACACCCTGAAAGCGGGAAACCTATTATAGTGCGCATGAGCCGTTTTGGTCCAGTGGCACAAATTGGTGAAGGAACTGACGAGGAAAAACCACAATATGCCAACCTACGCAAGGGGCAAATGCTTGAAACCATTACCCTTGATGATGCCCTTGAACTGTTTAAACTACCCCGCACCGTGGGCGTGTTTGAAGACAAGGAGATGAAGGTGAGCATAGGCAGGTTTGGCCCATATATATCACACAACAGCAAGTTTTACAGCATACCCAAAGGCGATGACCCTTACACGATTGATGCCGACCGTGCTGTAGAAATTATGCTGGCTAAGCGCAAAGCTGATGCTGAGAAACTGATAAAAGAGTTTCCATCGCATGAAATTCAAATTCTAAACGGACGTTGGGGTCCCTATTTTGCAAAAGGCAAAGACAATTACAAATTGCCAAAAGAACTGCAAAAAGACCCTAAAAGCATAACCCTGGAGCAATGTCTGGATATTATAGCTAAAACTCCTGCGGCACCTGCCAAAAGAGCTGCGGCTAATAAAAAGGCCACTGCTAAGCCTGCCGCACCCAAAAGTGGTGGAAAAAAAGCCGGCTCAACTGCTAAGAAAAAATCGAAATAG
- a CDS encoding T9SS type A sorting domain-containing protein, with product MKRYLVVFATLFAFGAAFAQHQQEPCITDHITTDYLKNNPAAQQLKDQFYTQYEQYLQNPVNTSRKSGAKRIIPVVFHVIHMYGDENISKAQIEDQIRILNEDFNYMNADRSNIRSQFLDDAADAQIEFRLATIDPNGNCTDGITRTYSTLTVETRDEIKSLIRWDNRKYLNIWVVKSIRSQNGDQGTTLGFAYLPWSLPNTNNVDGVVIRADYVGTIGTSSAAKAGRTLTHEVGHYLGLLHPFENGCGANCNSSGDRVCDTPPVASPSFGCNKSANTCSNDSPNEVDQVENFMDYADGNCQNMFTWGQKTIMDLVLSNASYRQTLVSASNLIATGTDVIKAPLCKPVADFNSVARVVCAGNSIILNDVSWGGKAASRVWTITGGTPSSATDSAVTVTYNAAGSYNVTLQVTNATGQSSITRQNIVVVMPATATTKAPTIEGFEAATFPPTGWTNSSNVTAKWERTAVGSATGSASTRVLINSATATDNVYTLTLPAVDLNTSTTTTLDFKVAYAQRTGVTSDRLRILYSTDCGNTWSFLSQRTGSTLASTSTNYNGTSYVPASAAEWRLISLPLSSISAGMRKNVIFSFEAYSNGGNNIYLDDINIGGAVTSVETFTKEELGMSVQPNPSTQTSTLSFTLPNPSTVDMKVYDITGKLVYDFGSSELEAGFQHYQINKLDNNLTNGIYFVKLLVNNTLYTEKLVFVQ from the coding sequence ATGAAACGTTATTTAGTAGTATTTGCAACCTTGTTCGCCTTTGGTGCAGCATTTGCACAACACCAACAAGAGCCCTGCATTACAGACCACATCACCACTGATTATCTTAAAAATAATCCCGCTGCACAACAGCTAAAAGACCAGTTTTACACCCAATACGAGCAGTATTTGCAAAATCCTGTTAATACCTCACGCAAAAGCGGTGCTAAACGTATTATCCCCGTTGTTTTTCACGTAATACATATGTATGGTGATGAAAACATCTCTAAAGCCCAAATTGAAGACCAGATAAGGATTTTGAACGAAGACTTCAACTATATGAATGCTGACAGGTCGAACATCCGTTCTCAGTTTTTAGACGATGCTGCCGATGCACAAATTGAATTCCGTTTGGCAACCATCGACCCTAACGGGAATTGTACCGATGGTATTACCCGTACCTATTCGACTTTAACAGTTGAAACCCGCGATGAGATAAAAAGCCTTATCCGTTGGGACAACAGAAAATACCTTAATATATGGGTGGTAAAATCAATCCGTTCACAAAACGGCGACCAAGGAACTACCTTGGGTTTTGCCTACCTGCCTTGGAGCTTGCCAAACACCAACAATGTTGACGGCGTAGTAATACGTGCTGATTATGTTGGAACCATAGGTACTAGTAGCGCCGCTAAAGCAGGCCGCACACTTACCCACGAGGTAGGCCACTACCTGGGTTTATTACACCCGTTTGAAAACGGTTGCGGTGCTAACTGCAACAGTTCAGGCGACAGGGTATGTGATACCCCTCCGGTAGCTTCTCCTTCTTTTGGTTGTAACAAATCAGCCAATACTTGCAGCAACGATAGCCCAAACGAAGTTGACCAAGTTGAAAACTTTATGGACTATGCCGATGGTAACTGCCAAAACATGTTTACCTGGGGACAAAAAACCATTATGGATTTGGTATTAAGCAATGCTTCGTACCGCCAAACCTTGGTTTCTGCCTCAAACCTTATTGCTACAGGTACAGATGTAATTAAAGCTCCATTGTGCAAGCCTGTTGCTGATTTTAACTCAGTAGCCCGTGTGGTATGCGCCGGTAACTCAATAATACTTAATGATGTTTCTTGGGGCGGTAAAGCTGCCAGCCGTGTTTGGACTATAACCGGCGGTACCCCGTCAAGTGCCACAGATTCAGCCGTAACCGTTACTTACAATGCAGCTGGTTCATACAATGTTACCCTGCAAGTAACTAACGCTACCGGACAATCATCAATAACCCGCCAAAATATAGTTGTGGTGATGCCTGCTACTGCTACTACTAAAGCCCCAACAATTGAAGGTTTTGAAGCAGCAACTTTCCCACCTACAGGTTGGACAAACAGCAGCAACGTAACAGCCAAATGGGAACGTACTGCGGTAGGTAGCGCAACAGGTAGTGCCAGCACAAGGGTTCTTATCAACTCTGCCACCGCTACTGATAATGTTTACACGCTTACATTACCCGCCGTTGATTTAAATACATCTACCACTACTACCCTTGATTTTAAAGTAGCTTACGCTCAACGTACCGGTGTAACCAGCGATCGTTTGCGCATACTATATTCAACTGATTGCGGTAATACCTGGTCATTCCTTTCACAGCGCACAGGCAGCACGCTAGCCTCAACCTCAACCAATTACAATGGCACTTCATACGTACCGGCAAGTGCGGCTGAATGGAGGTTGATTTCGCTACCACTAAGCAGCATCAGCGCAGGTATGCGTAAGAATGTAATCTTCAGTTTTGAAGCATACAGCAACGGTGGTAACAATATTTATTTGGATGATATTAATATAGGTGGTGCTGTAACTTCAGTAGAAACCTTCACCAAAGAAGAGTTGGGTATGAGCGTTCAACCTAACCCGTCTACTCAAACCAGCACATTATCATTCACTCTTCCCAATCCATCAACAGTGGATATGAAAGTGTATGATATAACAGGCAAACTGGTATATGATTTTGGTTCATCAGAGCTTGAAGCCGGCTTCCAACATTACCAAATAAACAAACTTGACAATAATTTAACCAACGGGATTTACTTTGTGAAACTGCTGGTAAACAATACTCTTTATACAGAAAAACTTGTGTTTGTGCAATAA
- the maf gene encoding septum formation protein Maf: MKKLLLASQSPRRQQLLHDAGFDFEVVKIDVEEDFPSHLKAEEIPMFLAEKKANGYTGDLANSIVITADTTVWVDDKVLNKPSDFDEAFAMIKSLSGKAHHVYTGVCLSTAERQHTFFSDTEVYFAPIPDEDIAYYINTYKPYDKAGAYGIQEWIGYRFVQKINGCYNNVVGFPIAQFCREIKVWIK; the protein is encoded by the coding sequence ATGAAAAAACTGTTATTAGCCTCACAATCACCCCGCAGGCAGCAATTGCTTCACGATGCAGGTTTTGATTTTGAGGTGGTAAAGATTGATGTAGAAGAGGATTTTCCTAGCCACTTGAAGGCGGAAGAAATACCGATGTTTTTGGCAGAAAAGAAAGCCAACGGCTACACCGGAGATTTGGCTAATTCTATTGTAATTACCGCCGATACCACGGTATGGGTGGATGATAAAGTACTAAACAAGCCCTCTGACTTTGACGAGGCGTTTGCAATGATTAAATCACTTTCGGGCAAGGCACACCACGTATATACTGGGGTATGCCTAAGTACCGCAGAGAGACAGCATACTTTTTTTAGTGATACCGAGGTGTATTTTGCCCCTATACCTGATGAGGACATTGCTTACTACATTAACACGTATAAACCTTACGACAAAGCAGGGGCATACGGCATACAAGAATGGATTGGCTACCGCTTCGTACAAAAAATAAACGGCTGCTATAATAATGTGGTTGGATTTCCCATTGCACAATTTTGCAGGGAGATTAAGGTGTGGATAAAGTAG
- a CDS encoding DNA methyltransferase: MLFKEYTYFNHQFPEPQYLGAKTTHLGWIKKFIPEDIETVLDAFSGSQSVAYLFKQMGLKTITNDFLNFNHQIGLSLIENKSEVLDSNDLDLLFKPAKNKDDFKLIENIYTGVFFEQQEAIFLDNLRANIPLLDSKYKQSLSYAIVNRSMTRKVTMGHFGHTQALKYASNPERIKRNRSLVRPLKDIFVELTVKYNSAVFDNGKDNTSYNKNIIDLLPHLNNIDLVYFDPPYCNSHADYQSFYHLLETYTEYWSDKEFINTIKRYDPQRHSGFDKKRDVIKSFEQLFNFSKDIPYWLISYNNRSYPSIDELEKIISKYKNVQIEEKIYVNGRGGKGSVAGSKEVLFVCKPKTKHLVTSIKKEFAFDEKF, translated from the coding sequence ATGTTATTCAAAGAGTATACATATTTTAATCACCAATTTCCGGAGCCCCAATATCTAGGGGCTAAAACAACTCATTTAGGTTGGATAAAAAAGTTTATCCCTGAGGATATTGAAACAGTGCTTGACGCCTTTTCGGGATCACAGTCAGTAGCTTACCTATTTAAGCAAATGGGATTAAAAACAATAACGAATGATTTCCTAAACTTCAATCATCAAATAGGCCTAAGTCTTATTGAGAACAAATCTGAAGTTCTTGATTCTAATGATTTGGATTTATTATTTAAACCAGCCAAGAATAAAGATGATTTTAAATTAATTGAAAATATATACACTGGTGTATTTTTTGAACAACAAGAAGCAATCTTCCTAGACAATCTACGAGCTAATATCCCCTTACTTGACTCTAAGTATAAGCAATCTCTTTCTTATGCAATAGTTAACAGAAGTATGACACGAAAAGTTACAATGGGACATTTTGGCCATACTCAGGCACTAAAATATGCTAGTAACCCTGAAAGGATTAAACGAAACAGGAGTCTTGTTAGACCACTAAAAGATATTTTTGTTGAACTCACAGTTAAATATAATAGTGCTGTTTTTGATAATGGAAAGGATAATACCAGTTACAACAAAAATATAATAGACTTATTACCGCATCTTAATAATATCGACCTGGTTTATTTTGACCCCCCTTACTGCAATAGCCATGCCGATTATCAGAGCTTTTATCATTTATTAGAAACATATACTGAGTATTGGAGTGATAAAGAGTTTATTAATACAATCAAACGATATGATCCTCAACGACATAGTGGATTTGATAAAAAACGAGATGTTATAAAGTCATTTGAGCAACTATTTAATTTTTCAAAAGATATACCATACTGGTTAATTAGCTATAATAATAGAAGCTACCCTAGTATCGATGAGTTAGAAAAAATAATTTCAAAATATAAAAACGTACAAATTGAGGAAAAAATATATGTTAATGGTCGAGGAGGTAAAGGGAGTGTAGCAGGTAGTAAAGAGGTTCTATTTGTATGTAAGCCTAAAACAAAACATTTGGTAACTTCAATTAAAAAGGAATTTGCTTTTGATGAAAAATTTTGA
- a CDS encoding dicarboxylate/amino acid:cation symporter, which translates to MFKKLPLHTKILIGLVLGIVWGVIAANLGWAQANSWYVAPLGKIFVNLLKLIAIPMIITSLVVGVASLNDINKLGRIGGRTLGIFIITTVFAVTIGLVLASIIRPGDALSEETKNNLINSYQSSAAKKTEAAQTLTQQSPLQPLVDIFPENLISAASNNQMMLSMVVIAILFGIATILVPAEKSQPLITLMNSANEVTLKVVDIIMLLAPIGVFALISSVITDLAGSNPAEAVNLLLALAQYCGVVLLGLLLHAALVYMSMVKFIAKLNPIWFLKKMRPVHLLAFSTSSSNATLPLNMENTEKNMGVHEEITSFVLPLGATVNMDGTSLYQSVAAIFIAQVFNIDLSFTDQLLIIVTATLASVGSAGVPGAGMVMLAIVLNSVGIPVEGIALIMGPDRILDMCRTVVNVTGDTTVATVIARNEGKIVPVE; encoded by the coding sequence ATGTTTAAAAAACTTCCCTTGCACACAAAAATCCTTATAGGGTTGGTATTGGGTATTGTTTGGGGCGTTATAGCCGCCAACTTAGGCTGGGCGCAAGCCAATAGCTGGTACGTAGCTCCGTTGGGTAAAATATTTGTAAACCTGCTAAAGCTGATAGCCATTCCTATGATTATCACCTCGCTGGTAGTGGGAGTTGCCAGTCTTAACGATATTAACAAACTGGGACGTATAGGTGGCCGTACCTTGGGTATATTTATCATCACCACCGTTTTTGCGGTTACAATAGGTTTAGTACTCGCTTCTATTATCCGTCCGGGCGACGCTTTGTCAGAAGAAACAAAAAACAACCTGATAAATTCTTATCAAAGTTCAGCAGCTAAAAAAACCGAAGCTGCCCAAACCCTTACACAGCAATCGCCTTTGCAACCGTTGGTTGATATTTTTCCTGAAAACCTCATTTCAGCAGCTTCAAACAACCAAATGATGCTTTCAATGGTAGTAATAGCCATCCTATTTGGAATTGCCACCATTTTAGTACCTGCCGAGAAATCTCAACCCTTGATTACCTTAATGAACAGTGCCAACGAGGTAACCCTGAAAGTGGTTGATATTATAATGCTGTTAGCACCCATCGGCGTTTTTGCGCTTATATCATCCGTTATTACCGATTTGGCAGGCAGCAACCCTGCCGAAGCCGTAAACCTTTTATTGGCTCTCGCACAATATTGCGGGGTGGTATTACTTGGCTTATTGTTACACGCCGCCTTAGTGTATATGTCAATGGTTAAGTTTATAGCTAAACTCAACCCCATTTGGTTCCTTAAAAAGATGCGCCCTGTGCATTTGCTGGCATTTAGTACCAGCAGCAGCAACGCAACCCTGCCCCTGAACATGGAAAACACCGAAAAAAACATGGGGGTACACGAGGAAATAACCAGTTTTGTACTGCCTTTGGGAGCTACTGTTAACATGGACGGTACCAGCCTTTACCAATCGGTAGCGGCCATCTTTATTGCACAAGTGTTTAATATCGATTTATCGTTTACCGACCAATTACTTATTATAGTTACTGCAACTTTAGCCTCAGTAGGCTCGGCAGGTGTGCCCGGTGCAGGTATGGTAATGTTGGCCATTGTACTTAACTCAGTAGGTATTCCTGTAGAAGGTATTGCCTTGATTATGGGGCCTGACCGTATTTTGGACATGTGCCGTACGGTAGTAAATGTAACCGGAGATACCACTGTAGCCACAGTAATAGCCCGTAACGAAGGTAAAATAGTTCCCGTCGAATAA